The proteins below come from a single Notamacropus eugenii isolate mMacEug1 chromosome 7, mMacEug1.pri_v2, whole genome shotgun sequence genomic window:
- the LOC140513499 gene encoding olfactory receptor 4F6-like — translation MDGSNESVVYEFVLLGLTSSQETRVFLFVFFLVFFVASILGNFLIILTVLADIRLHSPMYFLLANLSFIDTCVCSIATPKMISDLFRERKVISWNGCITQMFFIHTVGGTEMVLLIVMAFDRYIAICKPLHYLTIMSLRRCILFLMVSWIIGFIHSMLQLAFVVHLPFCGPNKVDSFYCDFPRFIKLACMDTYRLEFLVTANSGFISIGTFFILIVSYIFILVTVCKHSSVGSSKAFSTLSAHITVVIFFFGPCIIVYVWPFPTLPIDKFLAVFDTLITPFMNPVIYAFRNKEMKVAMRKLLSNIIISGKLS, via the coding sequence ATGGATGGATCAAATGAGTCTGTGGTGTATGAGTTTGTTCTGTTGGGACTCACAAGTTCTCAGGAGACGCGAGTTTTTCTGTTTGTGTTCTTCTTAGTGTTTTTTGTAGCAAGCATATTAGGAAACTTCCTCATTATACTAACAGTTCTTGCTGATATTCGATTGCACTCACCCATGTACTTTCTTCTGGCTAACCTCTCTTTCATTGACACATGTGTTTGCAGTATTGCAACCCCTAAAATGATTTCTGATCTTTTCAGAGAGCGCAAAGTCATCTCTTGGAATGGCTGCATCACCCAGATGTTCTTTATTCACACTGTTGGGGGTACTGAGATGGTGCTCCTTATAGTTATGGCCTTTGATCGATACATTGCAATTTGTAAACCTCTTCACTACCTGACCATTATGAGCCTGAGAAGGTGCATCTTGTTTTTGATGGTATCTTGGATTATTGGCTTTATCCATTCTATGTTGCAATTGGCTTTTGTTGTACACTTACCTTTCTGTGGTCCTAATAAAGTAGATAGTTTTTATTGTGATTTCCCTAGATTCATCAAACTTGCCTGTATGGATACCTATAGACTGGAGTTCTTGGTCACTGCTAACAGTGGCTTCATCTCCATAGGCACTTTCTTCATATTGAttgtttcttatatttttatcctgGTCACTGTTTGTAAACACTCTTCGGTTGGTTCATCCAAAGCCTTCTCCACCCTGTCAGCTCACATCACAGTAGTGATCTTTTTCTTTGGTCCATGCATCATTGTTTATGTATGGCCATTCCCCACTTTGCCAATAGATAAGTTTCTTGCCGTCTTTGATACACTTATCACCCCTTTTATGAATCCTGTCATCTATGCATTCAGGAATAAAGAGATGAAGGTAGCAATGAGGAAGCTGTTGAGTAACATCATCATTTCCGGGAAGTTGTCTTAA